Sequence from the Penaeus chinensis breed Huanghai No. 1 chromosome 5, ASM1920278v2, whole genome shotgun sequence genome:
atataaagagagaggaaaatatagatagatatagtcatacacacacacacatatatacatatatacacacaatatatatatatatatatatatatatacacacacacacaaatatttacacacacacacacacacacacacacacacacacacacacacacacacacacacacacacacacaaacacacacacacacatttatatacatacatacgtatgtgtttatatatacacatatatataaacacacacacatatacaataacagCGCctgtgataaaaatgattattgtgCATTTGGCGACCGTCTTCATGTTCTGTGTTATGAGACACATAGATGATACATTTACCCTGTTCAAACATCCAAGTACAATTGTTTCTATCCCACCCTAATAACCAACATCATAACATTAAGTTTATctggaaatttaaaaaagaaaaccaacctTCCTTTCCTGATACACTTATCCCCCCAAAAACGGTCTACTGTTTACAGAAAACTTACTTTTACCGGATTGGGAATGCGTTAAGCTACGCATCACAAAATTACAAGATTAATAGCATATCTACCTTAATCAAAAGAGCAAATAACATTTGCTCAACTTTTACTTTGTACTCAGGCAATATGTTTCAGAAAACCCTGAGATTACTCTTAAATAAATAGTATTGCCAGCCTCCAAAATCTACGTCTGCTCCTAAGCAAACTAAAAACCTTATATTACTGTATCTCGGATGTTGCGTTCGAAAAGGGCTACATGAATTTATTAAATATTCATTCACCCAGGTTAAATTGAATATAGTTCCCATGAATAACTACACTATTAGCACTTTTTAAAGAAGAGTATTATGCTTCAGATTTATattcaaacattgtatatatgtttaattgtcctagctgtaatactaggtatattggatcaacaacTCGCTGGTTCAAGTACAGAATTCTTGAGTATATGGGGAGTCCTTGAGagcaggcctacctctgagcaaactgGCTTTCTCTGCTATTTGTCAACATTCATATATAGAAAACCCTACTCTCACAAAGATTTTAAAATTGTGTCTACATCTTCCAGCAGGCTTGACCTCCTAACTCTGAGTCTTTGTTTAATCAcaagatgaaaccagagcttaACAACCGCAGCAAAACCACACAACTATTTACAGTGTAGCCCTGTGACCGTAACCAACTGTTTCACCTTTTATGGTGTGTTTCACCTTTTATGGTGTGTTTCACCTTTTATGGTGTGGTTTGCCTGTGTTttgcttgtcttttcttttgtttttcatttacttttctctttatttcgcatattttgttatatatatttttttctggctcTAATGTAAGTCATTTGTTCGTTTTTGTAGTACAGATGAAGACGTTCGTCTTTGAAACATTTGCAAATGCACAATGAAGATGTTCATTGCAaccttgattattattttcatcataagatTGCGTTTCCCTCGTGGCAAGCCTATCGCTGAAATTCTCACATCAAAGTATGGACAATcaacactgtatatgtatatatgtatatatgtatgtatacatatatgttatatctatgtatatatatatatgtatgtacacatatatattatatctatgtatatatgtaaatatacatatatgtaaatatacatatatgtgtatatatacatatatatgtatatatacatatatgtgtgtatatatatgtgtatatataacataacactgTGAAAATGTATCCCACAAAACTATATCAAATATCCTTAGAAATGACGATATTCAGTGCTTCTTTAGTGTAATAACTAGGCACACCTTGTGTAACTGACAATTACTAGGAAATCAGTTCGTTTGTATTGTatggcaaacaaaaacaaatctgtgACGTCACTTTCACTGGCCACTTATAATCGTATATTTTGTGGGACTCTCTTTGTCCGTTGCTGAGAAGATACaagtgaaatatatgtgtgtgtgtgtgtgtgtgtgtgtgtgtgtgtgtgtgtgtgtgtgtgtgtgtgtgtgtgtgtgtgtgtgtgtagtcggcTGCCTGGGTTTCACGGTGCAAGATAAACCTACAGCTGTAAATATCTATCGGTGTTCAAATAACGCATTCAAATATCCCGCGAGCGAGTTTTTATTAAGGCCTACAAGATTTTAACCTGTAAAATGAACTACCGACTACATTGAACGTAGAACCTGTCATTGCGGTATTTCATACATGAGTTATTGCGACACACAGTtagattatataaatgataacaccGGCTAGAGAAATACGGAGATCGGTTCAGTGACCTTTGACATCCCTTCCTTGGGAGCGGCTTTTGGCTGATGGCGCTCGTTTTGGTACATTCTTCGTGTAGGACAGGGTTCATTTGTTCGTTTGGGAATTTGCAAGTTCTGTTGTTCAACTTTTAATCCCACTAATTATAACAGTCCAGTATTACTACAAATGTTTGATAATGGCGATGGTGGATGGTTATACGAAGTATTATTAATAAGAGCATGttttgtgtataaatgaataaattttgtCATTACTCACAGTTGAAATTGATTGATATGGCATGACGATACAGCGCGACCAACTCGGGGGTAAAATTTATCGTAGTTTGGTATACTATGATCCCTATTTGTGTTTTACTAAATTGCTTGGCATCAAGCTACCGTGGCGCCACGGCCTTGGAAGCAGTTGGCGTTTAGCCAAGACAAGCAAACCTCGAAATTGCATATTGTCAATTTATAAACTGGGTTATTTCCATTCTTATTTGAGGTTGATTATGGCAACGGTCGCTAGGTTGCTTGTTATAAAAAACGTAATTTTGTTTTACACGTGTTATAGCGATGACAGGCACAGAGTCCGCGGCGGACATTGCGGTGCAGCATCATTTACTATTTATGGCAATATCGGCGGTGAAGGctatataacatgtatacatttatgaaacTTTATTTCGATAAATAAACAGACGCAAACATAAGTAACGTCTGATTCATCTTCATACATTTAACTTTTCTATGCATATTTTCGACACAATTGATCGTATCGTTGTGAACGGAACTATGGCGCCCTGATCATTTATATTtaattgttatgattttattttataccTGTCAGCTATTTAACATATTCTacgatgtaatgtatatatatatacatacatatatatatatatatatatatatatatatatatatatatatatatatgattaacgcTTAATCAGAGCGTAGAGTCTTTAAAAGCGCTCTCGCAAAGCCATTTTTCTTTCAGCAGAACCCGTTGTTGTGGACCCCGTACCACGCGTCTTTTTCAGAAGAGTAACTGTTACCGCCCTGTAATTGGCGTTGTTCacttatactattattatgtaatattatataccaATTGGTGTCATAAATGGATGTTCTCTCCAGGGTTTTGGTCTTCCTTTAATTCCTATTTTTGTCACTGCCTCTCTCAATATACGGCAGACATTCAAAATCCAGCGATGGATTTTGATGTTCTCGTCGATTCATACCgtagtgttttctctctctttcctgtctgctCCGCCGGAGATTACGGTGCGGCAGTTCACCGTACGGAGGTCACAGTTCCTgcagtaaaggatttttttttacctctttcacACATTGTGCgtataaataattttctttccttttttatttcgtaATTACTCTGATATCCTTCATGCCCTCCTGCTATCGGGCCAATATTGTGAGGTATTTGATTGTTAAAAATAAACGTGCTGAAGTTTCTTCCATGACTTTATTGACAgcagaataaatacatataattattgtaCCCAGTGGTCCTCCTGAGGGTCGCTGTTTTCACTGGGGTTTTCCGTAGATCTGTGAAGGGACATTCACAGAGGCAGCAGCCTTAACCTCAGCAGCCTCAGCACGTTCACGGGCAgcgtcctcctcggcggcgaaggcgatctggtcgaggacgaactgagggatcgggtgggggaactcgggagcCACAGGAAGGATGTCAGAttggggctggaagccgttctcgttggcGACGAACTTGACTTCAACTAACGTGCCGTCTGGGGCAGTGTACCTGAAGAGCATTATGATATGTTTCCATACACGATGTATATACCATATTTTTTAGTATGGTTTTCGATCTATACATCTGCTTTTTGTCTCaaaatttcagatttttttctaaatatagtttcaaatatacatacattaagtatatacgcacacactatccatttatctaaacaaacacaaatatttatgcatacatatacgtgatATGCAGATAtctgtgtgttcgcgcgcgtgtgtgtgtgtttatgaatatatatatatatatatacatatatatatatatatatatatatatatatatatatatatatttataaatgcatatacatacataaaaataaagaaagaaaaaacggacgTAAATATTTCTGTACACAAAAATACATGTTCGAGACACTCACGAGTATTGGCCTGCCTTGACGATGGCGCCGTCGGGACCGTCAGGAGAGCCGGACTGGGACATGGAGATTCCGTTGGCAGTCTCCACGTCCAGGTTGTACCTTCCGTCGTCCTCGTGGACGCGATCGTCTCTCAGGATAGGAATGAATTCGATCACCTCAGCGGACTCATCGCGGCTGGAGGCGGCGGGGATGAGGTAGGTCGGGGCGGGGGTCTCGTAGGCGTACTGGGGGGCGGCGACGGCCACGGCGACCACGCAGGCGAGGATCACCTGGAAGGCGTTGTGATAAGAgtgattactatatatattactaaatatatgtgtagtacaacatatacactttatacatatatatatatatatattatatatattatacatatgttatatatatatattatatatatatatatcatatatatatcatatatatatcatatatatatatcatatatatatcatatatatatatattatatatatatattatatatatatatatatcagacacacacccatacaaatatGC
This genomic interval carries:
- the LOC125025884 gene encoding cuticle protein CP14.6-like isoform X1, whose protein sequence is MGSRAPIKYLRRCPGQHLIFSTANMKFVILACVVAVAVAAPQYAYETPAPTYLIPAASSRDESAEVIEFIPILRDDRVHEDDGRYNLDVETANGISMSQSGSPDGPDGAIVKAGQYSYTAPDGTLVEVKFVANENGFQPQSDILPVAPEFPHPIPQFVLDQIAFAAEEDAARERAEAAEVKAAASVNVPSQIYGKPQ
- the LOC125025884 gene encoding cuticle protein AMP1A-like isoform X2, whose protein sequence is MLSVHVILACVVAVAVAAPQYAYETPAPTYLIPAASSRDESAEVIEFIPILRDDRVHEDDGRYNLDVETANGISMSQSGSPDGPDGAIVKAGQYSYTAPDGTLVEVKFVANENGFQPQSDILPVAPEFPHPIPQFVLDQIAFAAEEDAARERAEAAEVKAAASVNVPSQIYGKPQ